AGCATTTGAAATATGATTTACAGCAACAATTTTTGTCTTACCAGACAGCAAATTTTCATATTCTGGTATAATCAATTCGCCATTTTCATTCATCGGAATGACTTTCAGCTTAGCACCTGTTTTTTCACAAAGCATTTGCCATGGCACAATATTACTGTGATGCTCTAAAGCTGAAACTAAAACCTCATCGTTTTCGTTTAAAAGAGAAGCAAAACCATTAGCTACAGCATTAATCGAATGAGTTGTTCCTGAAGTGAAAATAACTTCGTGAGCAAATTTTGCATTGATATGATATTGAATTTTTCCTCTTGAAATTTCATAAGCATCGGTTGCTAATTGACTTAAAGTATGCACACCACGATGAATATTAGCATTTATTTCTTCGTAATATTTTGAAATTGCCTCAATAACTACTATAGGCTTTTGAGAAGTTGCTCCGTTATCAAAATAAACCAAAGGTTTGCCGTTTACTTTTTGAGAAAGAATAGGAAAATCGGCTCTAATTTTTTGTATATCTAACATTACTTTATTTAGAAAAATTCTAAATACAAAAGTAAGGAAATACAATTGTTTAACTGCTAAACTAATATTAATATTTTTCTAAATGAATACTAACGAAAAGTGAAATTAGTAAATTGCATGAAAAACAAACCTCATGAAAAAAATCACAAAAATTTTTGTCATTCTAATCATAATTCTATTGGCATATCTGAGAGTTGTAATTTATCCACAACTGGATTTAATCTCTGGTTTTTCGGCAAAAAGTGTGGCTTCTGGTCATTTTATTGACAATCGATCGCTTGAAACCATCCAAAAAGGCGATAATGATATTCCTAAAGTAGATTGGGCAACCAATGAAATAAATGAAACTAATCAATTTGTAACCTCAAATGTATATGGAATTAAAGAACGTAAAGCCATTTATCGCAAAGGTTTAGGAGCAACTTTGATTAATGACGATTTTGATGTTAATAAACCTTATGAAGTTCCAAAAAGAACTAAAATCTCTACTAATTTACCTTTTCCATATGGAAATCTTGAGCAAAAAGACACTGTTTTTAAAAACATTGATTACGAAAAATTACAAAATGCTGTAAACAATGCTTTTGATATAAAAGGTGAAAAAAACAAACGAACCCGTTCTGTTTTGGTGGTTTACAAAGACAAAATCATAGCAGAAAAATATACTGATGGTTTTAACAAAAACTCCAAAATATTAGGTTGGTCAATGACAAAAAGCATTACAGGAACTTATTTTGGGATTTTGCAACATCAAGGCAAAATTGATATTATGAAACCTGCGCCAATAGCTGAATGGAAAAACGATGAACGCAAAAATATTACCATCAACGATTTGCTACACATGAATTCGGGTTTAGAATGGGAAGAAGATTATGGTAAAATTTCAGATGTTACCAAAATGCTTTTTATTTCTGAAGACATGACGAAATCGCAAATTGATAAACCTTTGGTTGGAAAACCTAATCAAACTTGGAAATACTCTAGCGGAACGACCAATTTATTATCGGGAATTTTGAGAAAACAATTCAAAACCCATCAAGAATACTTGGATTTTTGGTATTCATCATTATTGGATAAAATTGGAATGAACTCAGCAATTATAGAAACTGATATCGCAGGAAATTTTGTTGGTTCTAGCTATGGTTGGGCTACAACTCGTGATTGGGCAAAGTTTGGCTTACTTTATTTACACAAAGGAAACTGGAACGGTGAACAAATTTTTGATGAAAGTTGGGCAAAATATGTTGCTACACCAACGAACACTTCCAATGGAATTTATGGTGCTCATTTTTGGCTGAATGCTGGTGGTAATTTTCCAGATGTGCCAAAAGATATGTATCGCTGTAGCGGTTATCAAGGCCAAATGGTGATTATCATTCCTTCTTTGGATTTGGTTGTAGTTCGAATGGGATTGAGTGAAGAATTTGATATGAATGGGTTTTTGAAAGAAGTGATTGAAAGTTTGGAGAAATAAAAAAGGTTGTTTTCACAACCTTTTAATTATAAATCAAACCCTAAATTAACGCCTAATTTCATGGCGATAATCTTGGTAATTCGTTGTTTTAATTCGGGTATTTTGATGCTTTCAATAACTTCATTTGAAAAGGCATACATCAATAACGCTTTGGCTTCTTTCTTAGGAATTCCGCGCTGTTGCATGTAAAACATAGCTGTTTCATCTAGCTGACCAATAGTACAACCATGAGAACATTTTACATCATCTGCAAAAATCTCTAATTGCGGTTTTGCGTTAATTGTTGCTTTATCACTCAATAAAATGTTGTTGTTTTGCTGAAAAGCATCTGTTTTTTGAGCTTCTTTTTCTACAAAAATCTTTCCGTTAAAAACACCTGTTGCGCTATCAGCTAAAATGGTTTTATAGTTTTGATGACTTTCACAATTAGGCGTAGCGTGATTTACTAAAGTATAATGGTCAACATGTTGCTTGTCGCCAATAATTGTAATTCCTTTTAAGGTAGAGTCTATTCTTTCGCCAAAATGATAGAAATTCAGATTATTTCTGGTAATATTTCCACCAAATGAAAACGTATGTACCGAAACGTGACTTTCTTGTTTTTGAGAAATATAAGTGTTGTCAATTAAGTTTGCCGATTGTAAATCGTTTTGAATTTTATAATAATCAACTATGGCGCGTTTTTGAGCAAAAATTTCAGTAACCGCATTAGTCAATACTGGATTTTCATTCAAACTTTGATGTCTTTCTATGATTTGAACATGAGCATTTTCACCAACAATAACCAAATTTCTAGGTTGAACCATCAAAGCATTTTCAACACCAGTTGAGAAATAGATAATTTCAATTGGTTTATCGACAACTTTACTTTTTGGAATATTAATATATGCACCTTCATTTGCAAAAGCAGTATTTAAAGTCGTTAAACTTTCTTCTTTGCTAGCAATTTTATTAAAATATTCATCAATAACCATTTTATACTTTGGCTTTGTCAACGCAGATGACATCAAACAAACATCTAATCCTTCATGAGTTGTTGCCGATAAAAAAGAACTGTATTTTCCATCAATAAAAATCACTTTATATGTATCGATTTCATGTAAAAAATACTTTTTTACGTCTTTAAATTCGATAACATTTTCGTTTTTTGGAAATACTGAATAATCATTTTTTAAAATTGAATTCAAAGAAGTATACTTCCAAGCTTCCTCTTTTTTGGTTGGAAAACCTTTATTTTCAAAGTTTTTTATAGCAGAAGTTCTAACATCGTGTAACTCATTATGTACATCAATGCTTTCTTCAAAAGCCATAAAAGACGATACTATTTTTTCTTTCAACTCCATATTAAACTAGTTCAGCTTTAATCCAATCGTATCCTTTTTCTTCTAGTTCGTAAGCCAGTTCTTTGGTGCCCGATTTAACGATTCTTCCGTTCATTAATACGTGAACATAATCAGGAACAATATAATCAAGTAAACGTTGGTAATGCGTAATTACTAAAACGGCATTGTCCTCATTTTTTAATCTGTTTACACCATTAGCAACTATTTTCAATGCATCAATATCTAAACCTGAATCGGTTTCATCAAGAATAGCGATTTTTGGTTCTAGCATTGCCATTTGAAAAATTTCATTTCGCTTTTTTTCTCCTCCAGAAAATCCTTCGTTTAACGAACGCGATAAAAACTTTCTATCAATCTCTAATAATTCTGATTTTTCGCGAATTAGCTTTAACATTTCGTTAGCTGGCATTTCTTCTTTACCATTTGCTTTACGAGTTTCGTTTATTGCCGTTTTCATAAAATTGGTAACAGAAACACCAGGAATTTCAACAGGATATTGAAAGGAAAGGAAAACACCTTTGTGTGCTCTTTCTTCTGGTGCCAAATCTGCTAAATCTTCGCCTTCTAATTCAACTGTTCCTTCAGTTACATCGTAATTTTCATTACCTGCAATTACTGCCGAAAGTGTACTTTTTCCTGAACCATTTGGTCCCATTATAGCATGAACTTCTCCTGCTTTAATTTCAAGGTTGATTCCTTTTAATATTTCTTTATCTTCAACTGAAGCGTGTAAATTTTTTATTGATAACATTGTTTTGAATGTATTTTTCTAATTTATTATTAACCTACTGAACCTTCTAATGAAATTTCCAATAATTTTTGAGCTTCTACAGCAAATTCCATTGGTAATTTATTTAAAACATCTTTACTAAATCCGTTTACAATTAAAGCAATCGCTTTTTCGGTTGGAATTCCACGTTGATTACAATAGAAAACTTGGTCTTCACCTATTTTACTCGTCGTAGCTTCGTGTTCAATTTTTGCTGAAGTATTTTTGCTTTCTATATATGGAAATGTATGTGCGCCACAATTATTTCCCATTAACAAACTGTCACACTGGGAAAAATTACGAGCATTATCAGCTCTTGCGCTAATTTGAACCAAACCACGATAGCTATTTTGAGATTTTCCTGCCGAAATTCCTTTTGAAATAATGGTTGATTTGGTGTTTTTACCCAAATGTATCATTTTGGTTCCCGTATCAGCTTGTTGAAAATTATTGGTTACTGCTATCGAATAAAATTCTCCAACCGAATTATCACCTTTTAATACACATGAAGGATATTTCCAAGTTATAGCTGAACCCGTTTCAACTTGAGTCCAAGATATTTTTGCGTTTTTCTCACACAAACCTCTTTTGGTCACAAAATTATAAACACCGCCTTTTCCTTCTTTGTTTCCTGGATACCAATTTTGAACCGTTGAATATTTTATTTCGGCATCATCTAAAGCAATTAATTCAACAACTGCAGCGTGTAATTGATTTTCATCACGACTCGGTGCAGTACAGCCTTCTAAATAAGAAACATAACTTCCTTCATCGGCAATTACTAATGTTCTTTCAAATTGTCCTGTTCCTGCTTGATTTATACGGAAATAGGTTGATAATTCCATTGGACATTTAACTCCTTTTGGTATGTAACAGAAACTTCCATCTGAGAAAACTGCAGAATTTAATGCTGCATAAAAATTATCTCTTTGAGGAACTACCGTTCCAAGATATTTCTTTACCAACTCTGGATGTTCTTTGATAGCTTCAGAAATTGGACAAAAAATAATTCCTTTTTCTGCCAATGTTTTTTTGAATGTTGTGGCAACTGAAACTGAATCAACCACGATATCCATGGCAACATTATTCATTTTTTTTTGCTCA
The window above is part of the Flavobacterium sp. PMTSA4 genome. Proteins encoded here:
- a CDS encoding serine hydrolase domain-containing protein, which encodes MKKITKIFVILIIILLAYLRVVIYPQLDLISGFSAKSVASGHFIDNRSLETIQKGDNDIPKVDWATNEINETNQFVTSNVYGIKERKAIYRKGLGATLINDDFDVNKPYEVPKRTKISTNLPFPYGNLEQKDTVFKNIDYEKLQNAVNNAFDIKGEKNKRTRSVLVVYKDKIIAEKYTDGFNKNSKILGWSMTKSITGTYFGILQHQGKIDIMKPAPIAEWKNDERKNITINDLLHMNSGLEWEEDYGKISDVTKMLFISEDMTKSQIDKPLVGKPNQTWKYSSGTTNLLSGILRKQFKTHQEYLDFWYSSLLDKIGMNSAIIETDIAGNFVGSSYGWATTRDWAKFGLLYLHKGNWNGEQIFDESWAKYVATPTNTSNGIYGAHFWLNAGGNFPDVPKDMYRCSGYQGQMVIIIPSLDLVVVRMGLSEEFDMNGFLKEVIESLEK
- the sufD gene encoding Fe-S cluster assembly protein SufD codes for the protein MELKEKIVSSFMAFEESIDVHNELHDVRTSAIKNFENKGFPTKKEEAWKYTSLNSILKNDYSVFPKNENVIEFKDVKKYFLHEIDTYKVIFIDGKYSSFLSATTHEGLDVCLMSSALTKPKYKMVIDEYFNKIASKEESLTTLNTAFANEGAYINIPKSKVVDKPIEIIYFSTGVENALMVQPRNLVIVGENAHVQIIERHQSLNENPVLTNAVTEIFAQKRAIVDYYKIQNDLQSANLIDNTYISQKQESHVSVHTFSFGGNITRNNLNFYHFGERIDSTLKGITIIGDKQHVDHYTLVNHATPNCESHQNYKTILADSATGVFNGKIFVEKEAQKTDAFQQNNNILLSDKATINAKPQLEIFADDVKCSHGCTIGQLDETAMFYMQQRGIPKKEAKALLMYAFSNEVIESIKIPELKQRITKIIAMKLGVNLGFDL
- the sufC gene encoding Fe-S cluster assembly ATPase SufC encodes the protein MLSIKNLHASVEDKEILKGINLEIKAGEVHAIMGPNGSGKSTLSAVIAGNENYDVTEGTVELEGEDLADLAPEERAHKGVFLSFQYPVEIPGVSVTNFMKTAINETRKANGKEEMPANEMLKLIREKSELLEIDRKFLSRSLNEGFSGGEKKRNEIFQMAMLEPKIAILDETDSGLDIDALKIVANGVNRLKNEDNAVLVITHYQRLLDYIVPDYVHVLMNGRIVKSGTKELAYELEEKGYDWIKAELV
- the sufB gene encoding Fe-S cluster assembly protein SufB, translated to MAKYTEDDLKVELESKEYEYGFYTELDSETFPVGLNEEIVRAISLKKEEPEWMTNWRLDAFRAWQEMIEPEWANVHYEKPDFQAISYYSSPKKSDPNKTLDDVDPELLAMYKKLGISIDEQKKMNNVAMDIVVDSVSVATTFKKTLAEKGIIFCPISEAIKEHPELVKKYLGTVVPQRDNFYAALNSAVFSDGSFCYIPKGVKCPMELSTYFRINQAGTGQFERTLVIADEGSYVSYLEGCTAPSRDENQLHAAVVELIALDDAEIKYSTVQNWYPGNKEGKGGVYNFVTKRGLCEKNAKISWTQVETGSAITWKYPSCVLKGDNSVGEFYSIAVTNNFQQADTGTKMIHLGKNTKSTIISKGISAGKSQNSYRGLVQISARADNARNFSQCDSLLMGNNCGAHTFPYIESKNTSAKIEHEATTSKIGEDQVFYCNQRGIPTEKAIALIVNGFSKDVLNKLPMEFAVEAQKLLEISLEGSVG